Proteins from a single region of Oceanivirga salmonicida:
- the rpsG gene encoding 30S ribosomal protein S7 gives MSRRRQAEKRDVLPDSKFNDKVVTKFINGLMLDGKKSIAESIFYNALEEIEKEINEPGIEVFRKAMENVRPQLEVRSRRIGGATYQVPVEVRKERQQALAIRWLVKYTRDRKEYGMINKLKKELIAASKGEGGSVKKKDDTYKMAEANRAFAHYKW, from the coding sequence ATGTCAAGAAGAAGACAAGCTGAAAAAAGAGATGTTTTACCTGATTCAAAGTTCAATGATAAAGTTGTAACTAAATTTATTAATGGTCTTATGTTAGATGGTAAAAAATCAATAGCAGAATCAATATTCTATAATGCATTAGAAGAAATTGAAAAAGAAATAAATGAACCAGGAATAGAAGTTTTCAGAAAAGCAATGGAAAATGTTAGACCACAACTAGAAGTAAGATCTAGAAGAATTGGTGGGGCTACATATCAAGTTCCTGTTGAAGTGAGAAAAGAAAGACAACAAGCCTTAGCAATTAGATGGTTAGTTAAGTATACTAGAGATAGAAAAGAATACGGAATGATTAATAAATTGAAAAAAGAATTAATCGCTGCATCTAAAGGTGAAGGTGGATCAGTTAAGAAAAAAGACGATACATATAAAATGGCAG
- the rpsL gene encoding 30S ribosomal protein S12, with protein MPTINQLVRFGRKTSEKKKKSPALKANPQKRGVCVRVYTTTPKKPNSALRKVARVKLVNGIEVTAYIPGIGHNLQEHSIVLLRGGRTKDLPGVRYKVIRGALDTAGVVNRKQGRSRYGTKRPK; from the coding sequence ATGCCTACAATCAATCAATTAGTTAGATTTGGAAGAAAAACATCTGAAAAGAAAAAGAAATCACCAGCATTAAAGGCTAATCCACAAAAAAGAGGAGTTTGTGTAAGAGTATATACAACTACACCTAAGAAACCTAACTCAGCGTTAAGAAAGGTTGCCAGAGTAAAATTAGTTAACGGAATAGAAGTAACAGCATACATACCAGGAATAGGACATAATCTTCAAGAACACTCAATAGTATTACTAAGAGGGGGAAGAACTAAAGATTTACCAGGGGTAAGATATAAAGTGATAAGAGGTGCACTAGATACAGCAGGAGTTGTAAATAGAAAGCAAGGAAGATCAAGATACGGTACTAAGAGACCTAAATAA